The region TACATAAAACGGATTAATATTATATGTCATGGAGGAATTTTAAATACTCCATCTCCATGCATTTTTAATAGTTATGTGCTCTAATTTAATGTTCCCAGGCACTGCTTTGCTTGTAGTCCCTaaaccctcctccttccctctctccccctccctccctctgaaGTTTTGCTTGGGATTTTCCCTGCCTTCCAACCGGCGTCCCGAAGTCCCTCAAAATATGTGCAAAGCCGGGCTGGGTCTCCGACACCGAGAGGATAAAAACGCGTTTCGCGACGCGAGGAGATGCCTCCCCTCCCGGGGAGGGAGGAGCGGGACGGAGGGACGGGCGGCCGCCTTCctccgggcgggcggcggggagcggcgccggTGGCTGCGCTTGCCCCCGCGGAGCTGCGCGCCGGAccgcgggggcggcgcggggagccgctgggcggcggggcccgcccgcATTCCCGCAGTCCTTCCTCCCCGGGACcgccttcctcctcttcctccgccgccgcctcctcctcctcctccgccgcctccccccccggGGGTCAGCGccagccggccgcccgccccccccagcagcgcccccgcctccccggccccgccgccattGGCCGGCGCCGCGTTCCACGGGGGGACGCGGCGCCCTGATTGGCTGCGGCGCGGCACGGCGgcgcccccccgcgctccccgcgccgcgCTCGCCTttgccccgccgcggcggcgcccccgcccccccctcccggcgccgcccgccgcgccccgcgctaTATAGCgggcggcgcgggcagcggcggcggcagaggCGGCCGCGGTGGTGGCTGAACGGCCGGGAAGGGAGAGGCGGCTCTGGGTTTTCTTtccccggcggcgccgccgctgTTGTCGCGCGGCCCTGCGAGCACCTCTCGTTGCGTCCCCGGGGGGGCCGCCGGTAGCGCCAGCGAGGCCGCGGCCGTGCCCCGCTCCCGTCGCCTTGCGGGCGGTGCGTGCGCGGCTGCCCGAGGTCGCGGGAGGCGGCAGCGGTGGTGGAGAGGGaggtctccctccctccctgcggCATCATGAAAGCAGTGAGTCCCGTCCGGCACCCCAGCCGCAAGGCGCTGCCCGGcgtggcgggcggcggcgggggacaCCCGGCCCTGCGGTGCCTGGCCGAGCACAGCGGCTGCAAGGGGGGCCCGCCGTCGGGCGAGGAGCCGGCGGCGCTGTGCCTGCAGTGCGATATGAATGACTGTTACAGCCGGCTGAGGAAGCTGGTGCCCACCATCCCGCCCAACAAGAGGGTCAGCAAAGTGGAGATCCTGCAGCATGTCATCGACTACATCCTCGACCTGCAGCTGGCTCTGGAGACGCACCCGGCGCTGctccggcagcagcagcagcagccgcccgccCTGCACCCGGGCAGCTGTCCCGCGGGCACCCCCAGGACCCCGCTGACGGCCCTCAACACTGACCCGGTAAGAGGTGCGTGCCACGCCAGCCCGCGGCTCGGAGGGGGGCAGCGGCATGGCCCGGCGGTCAGCGCCGGCCGCCCTGGGAGCGCCCCGGTGATGCCTCGCCGCTGCCGGCCCCGTGGCTCTGCCGAGGGGCCGCAGCcgccggaggggggggggccgggccggacGGGCGCAGAAACGCCCCGGCGCTGCGCGGTGGGTGCCCGCATCCCCTCGGTGCGGGCAGGCACCCGCACGGTGTTTACCGTGTAATTACAGCCTCTCGAGGGAGCAGCTGTAATCAGCGTGTTTGCACACACGGGAGCAGACGCGGTGCTCCGGCGCTTCCCGGCCCTCCGCCGGGCGTAGCGAGTGCGGGCGGGTTTGGGGGCTGTGCACACTGAACGCCCTCGGCGCAGCGTGCGTGGGATTTGAGCGGGGAGCGGCTCCCCTCCGCGGGACCCCCGTGGCAGCCCGGCGACGCATGCAGCCGCGGCGCGGGGTGCGGCGTGCTccggcagccccctccccgggccggtGCCCGCCTGTGCCCCCCCTGCAGCCGGGTGCTCCCGGGAGCGCTCCCcgggcagggctgtggcagaACGCGGAGGGGGGAcctggggagtgggggggaagcTCCACGTCCTTGTCCCCCACCTCTAACTTGCCGTGTTTCGTGGCTACGCAGGCTGGCTCTGTTAACAAGCCGGGGGACAGCATCCTCTGCCGCTGAGGGCCGCTCGCCAGGTGAGTGCCGGGCATCCGCGGGGCCGCGGCgtcgggggggtgtggggtgtgggtgGAATAGGTGCCCGCAGCCCTCCGCGGCGCAgcgccggggctcggcggggctgcACCGCCTCCCTCCGGTTAGCCCGCCGAAGGGGGACCTGAGCCCGGTGAGAAATCTTTGCAGGAGgctttggggttttatttttaattaccgggcggttattttattttctttaattaccgggtggtgtttttcttcccccaaacacccttccccccccccccccccccccccccccctcccgaaAGCGCTTCTGGCTGCGGCGTGCAGCTGCGCATCCCTCCGCCTGGCCCAGCCTGGGAGCTGCGGTTGTTGTTTGAcctggtttgttttgggttgttgatCAAGCATGTCTTGTGTTGTGCTGGTGGCGCCAGTCGGTCTGGAGCGGAGCGGTTCACACACCCCCTCTATTCATTCCTCTCCCACAGgtgtgcggcggcggcgccgcgcagAGGCaccgcggggggcgggcggcggcggcgggggggggcccggcccggccccgccgcaccgGAGGAAGGAGCCatccaaccccccccccctccccctttctaCCCCCCGAGCAGTTCCCATGCTTCATCCCTGCAGAGCCAGCCTTTCCACGTGTCGCACGGCCGTAGAGGTCCTGTCCCGTCccccgtcccgccccccccccccccccctcccgtctcTTCTCTTCGTTCCCGACCCGACGTGAGCGGTGCGTCCCGCGGGGGCAGGAGGCGCTCGGACTCGAGCAGGAAAAAGTTGCCTCGTTGCGCCCCGGGATAGAGGACCGAGCCTAAACCAGACTTTAGAAGCGTTGTAACTCTTAAGGGACCGAGCAGCTGAATCTCGAAGCTTTACTAATCTACCAGAGCATTTGTAGATATATTTGACATCTATTGTTTAAAATAGATGGATTTTATTGGGGCCCAGGGAACTTTCTTCTCCCTGCAGGAATGTTACATATTGTATAGATAAAGGAGTGACATTTCATACTGTGTATATATAGAGATGTTCTATAAGTGTGAGAAAAGTATATGCTTTAATAGACTACtgtaattataaaatatttttaattaaatatttttttgtaaatattataAAGGTGTgtatgttttttttaatctgtgggaATATCTCTTTAGAAAACCACAGCTCAAGTACGGAGCTGCTAATATGGAAATATCTTGAATGTTTAGGGCTTTTTTTGTCCCCAAATGTCCTTTAGACTCGGAAGTTACAGCTGTAGCTAATGGTCCTGCATGATTGCATGAGATGTCTAATTGCAAATAAACTTGTTTGGAGTCCATACAAACGTGTTTTCCTCAATCTAGACTTAAAATGTTAGTAAGTGTATTATACATTTTGAGACTACACTTTTGTCATTTAGACACAGGGGTTTTTAGTGCATTCTATAAAAGTAGCAGTAAGATGTAGTGTTTTTTACTGAGAACAGAATAACAAATTCTATCTAGTTTTTGCATTATGGGGGCAATGCTTTAGATCTCTaatgagctttttaaaaaatccgcTGTTGCATCAGATCAAGAAATTTGTTATGGAACTTCATTTAGCACCGAAAGGTTTTATTGCAAACTTGTGTTCCTACAACCGAATTGCttaaaaaatgcttcctaattgCTTAAAAAGTGAAAACAGTTCTCTGCTTGCAACCAAAGGGCAAACCATTAACAAAAACAGTTGCTGTTTCCTTCGTCCAAAGAGTATTAATACTGAACTGCAGAAAGGCACATGGGCAAAGTCATTATGATCAGTGATGTAAATTCATCTTAAAATCAACTTAAGTAGACCAAAAATCGGATAACTGCGTCAAGATTATTTTTCTAGTACAAAATGACTTACATTTCACTGCAGCTATGTTACAGTTAAAATCCTGTTTAATCTCTGTGATGTGTAACTACTACATGTGAACATTAAACTAGATTTATCTGTCTTTAACTGTGATTCTTCAGCTTATTTCTTCAATCCTCTGAATTTGCATGttcccttcacttttttttttgtacatacCGTTTGATGGGTGAATTAATTTTACAGCAGGCTTTGGTACAATCAGGTCTTACAGACTGTAAACGCATGTCCAGGCTCAGTGAAAGGTGCTCATCTTGTGTGATCAGTAGCCTGCGCACTAGTGAAATGGGATTTTTCAGAGTGGGAGAATTAAGTAGGATTTAATTGGGTGCTTTGTAAATAGCTAGCCAACTGTGTGTGTAACATGGTCTGTTTGACTAAAAAAGAGGATTTGTTTCAGATTATACAAGTGTTGAAAGTACTATAACCCAAGGGATGACTTCTATTAAGTTAAATATTTATAAGGAAATTAAGTACTGGGGTCATTAGC is a window of Athene noctua chromosome 2, bAthNoc1.hap1.1, whole genome shotgun sequence DNA encoding:
- the ID4 gene encoding DNA-binding protein inhibitor ID-4 isoform X1, which gives rise to MKAVSPVRHPSRKALPGVAGGGGGHPALRCLAEHSGCKGGPPSGEEPAALCLQCDMNDCYSRLRKLVPTIPPNKRVSKVEILQHVIDYILDLQLALETHPALLRQQQQQPPALHPGSCPAGTPRTPLTALNTDPAGSVNKPGDSILCR
- the ID4 gene encoding DNA-binding protein inhibitor ID-4 isoform X2 translates to MKAVSPVRHPSRKALPGVAGGGGGHPALRCLAEHSGCKGGPPSGEEPAALCLQCDMNDCYSRLRKLVPTIPPNKRVSKVEILQHVIDYILDLQLALETHPALLRQQQQQPPALHPGSCPAGTPRTPLTALNTDPVRGWLC